A region of the Lysobacter sp. K5869 genome:
CGCCGGCCTTGGGGCCGGTGCCGGACAGGTTCTGGCCGCCGAAGGGCTGCACGCCGACCACCGCGCCGATCTGGTTGCGGTTGACGTAGCAGTTGCCGACCTTGACCCGGGTGCTGATGCGCTCGATGGTTTCGTCGATGCGCGAGTGTATGCCCAGGGTCAGGCCGTAGCCGGTGGCGTTGATCGAGTCGATCACCGCGTCGAGCTGATCGGCCTTCCAGCGGATCACGTGCAGGACCGGGCCGAACACTTCCTTGTGCAGCTGGTCGAGCGACTTGAGCGCGTAGGCGCGCGGGGCGAAGAAGCTGCCGTGCGCGGCGTCGGCGTCGAGCGCGACCTCGGCGATCTTGGTCGCTTCCTTGTCCATGCGGTCGGCGTGGTCGCGCAGCATCTTCAGCGCGTCCTCGTCGATCACCGGGCCGACGTCGGTCGACAGCAGGCCCGGGTCGCCGACCTTCAGCTCGGCCATCGCGCCGGCGAGCATGTGGGTGACCTTGTCGGCGATGTCGTCCTGCACGAACAGCACGCGCGCGGCCGAGCAGCGCTGGCCGGCCGAGGTGAAGGCCGAGCCGATCGCGTCCTTGACCAACTGCTCGGGCAGCGAGGAGGAGTCGGCGATCAGCGCGTTCTGGCCGCCGGTCTCGGCGATCAGCACGCCGATGGCGGCGTCGCGCGCGGCCAGCGCGCGGTTGATCGCGCGCGCGGTGTCGGTCGAGCCGGTGAAGGCCACGCCGGCCACGCGCGGGTCGCGGGTCAGCGCCGCACCGACGGTGGCGCCGTCGCCGGGCAGGAACTGCAGCACCGCTTCGGGGATGCCGGCTTCGTGCAGCAGCTTGACTGCGTAGTAGCCGATCAGGTTGGTCTGCTCGGCCGGCTTGGCGATGACGGCGTTGCCGGCGGCGAGCGCCGCGGAGATCTGGCCGAGGAAGATCGCCAGCGGGAAGTTCCACGGGCTGATGCAGACGAACACGCCGCGGCCGGACAGGAGCAGGGTGTTGGATTCGCCGGTCGGGCCCGGCAGCGCTTCGGGCGCGAACAGCTTGCGCGCCTGGGCGCCGTAGTAGCGCAGGAAGTCGACCGCCTCGCGCACTTCGGCGACGCCGTCGGGGATGGTCTTGCCGGCTTCCTTGGTGCACAGCGCGATGTACTGCGGCATGCGGTCTTCCAGCAACTGCGCGGCGTGTTCGAGGATCGCGGCGCGGCTGGCGGCCGGGGTCGCGTCCCAGGCTTCCTGCGCGGCGACCGCGTTCTTCAGCGCCTGCTCGACGGCGGCGCTGTCGGCGGCCTTCCACTGGCCGACGATCTCGCGGCGGTCGGCCGGGTTGGTCACGGCGATGTCGGCGCCGCCGACCGTGGCGCCCGGCACCAGCGGCGCGGCGCGCCAGTCGGTGCGGGCGGCGGCGTTGACGTCGGCGGCGAGGGACTGCAGTTGCTGGTCGTTGGCGAGATTGACGCCCATGGAATTGGTCCTGTCGAAGCCGAAGCTGCGGTAGAGGTCGGCCGGAAGCGGAATGCGCGGATGCGGAATGCTGTCGAAGCCGGACACCGTCTCGACCGGATCCTGGATCAGATCGTCGATGGCGATGTCCTCGTCGGTGATGCGGTTGACGAAGCTGGAGTTGGCGCCGTTCTCGAGCAGGCGGCGCACCAGGTACGGCAGCAGGTCTTCGTGCGAACCCACCGGCGCGTACACGCGGCACGGCGCGTTCAAGCGGTCGGCGGGGATCACTTCGGCGTAGAGGTCGTCGCCCATGCCGTGCAGCTTCTGGAACTCGAAGTGCTGCTCGCGGCCCATTGCCTTGGCGCGCTGATGGATGGTGGCGATGGTCTGGGCGTTGTGGGTGGCGAACATCGGATAGATCGCGTCCGAGGCTTCCAGCATGCGCCGGGCGTTGGCGAGGTACGACACGTCGGTGTTCGGCTTGCGGGTGAACACCGGGTAGCCGAGCTGGCCGTCGACCTGGGCGCGCTTGACCTCGCTGTCCCAGTACGCGCCCTTGACCAGGCGCACCGGGATGCGGCGGCCGACGCGGCGGGCCAGATCGGCGATGAAGGCGATCGCCTCCGGCGCGCGCTTCTGGTACGCCTGGATCGCCAGACCGTAGCCTTCCCAGCCGTCCAGCGACGCGTCGGAGTACGCGGCCGCGATCACGTCCAGCGACAGCTCCAGGCGGTCGGCTTCCTCGGCGTCGATGGTGAAGCCGATGCCGTAGCCCTTGGCCAGCTGCGCCAGTTCCAGCACGCGCGGGGTCAGTTCGGCGAACACGCGCTCGCGCTTGGCGTGCTCGTAGCGCGGGTGCAGCGCCGAGAGCTTGACCGAGATCGACGGCGTGGCGAACACGTCGGCGTTCTTGTAATTGCCGCTCTTGCCGATCGCGTGGATCGCGTCGCGGTAGGCCTGCAGGTAGCGCAGCGCGTCCTTGGTGGTCAGCGCGCCTTCGCCGAGCATGTCGAAGGAGTAGCGGTAGTTCGCGTTGTCGCCCTTCTTCGAGCGCGACAGCGCCTCGCCGATGGTGCGGCCCATGACGAACTGGTGGCCCATGATGCGCATGGCCTGACGCACCGCGAGGCGGATCACCGGCTCGCCGACGCGGCCGATCAGGCGCTTGAAGGCGTTGTGGACGTCGCGCTTGGTGTCGTCGGCCAGATCGACCAGGGTGCCGGTCAGCATCAGGCCCCAGGTCGAGGCGTTGACCAGGACCGAGTCGGACTGGCCCAGATGGCGCTTCCAGTCGGCGTCGCCGAGCTTGTCGCGGATCAGCTTGTCCGCGGTCTCCTGATCCGGAATGCGCAGCAGCGCCTCGGCCACGCACATCAGCAGCACGCCTTCCTCGCTGCCCAGGTCGTACTGGCGCATGAAGGCTTCGATCGCGCCTTGATCCTGGGCGCGGGCGCGGACCCGGCGGACCAGATCGGCGGCGGTGGCTTGCGCCTTGGCGCGGTCGGCGTCGGGCAGGCGCGCCAGTTCGAGCAGGCCGCGCACGTGCTGCGCTTCGTCGCGGACCCAGCCGGCGGTGAGCGCGGCGCGCGCGCCGGACGGCGGCGCCGGCAGTTCGGGGCTGATCATCGGCGACAACGGCGGGGTGCCGGTGCGCGGCGGCGGGCCGTCGCTGGCGACGGCGGAGGAGGCTTCGGTGGACATCGGACCCGGGACAGGGGTGGGAAGTCCGCCATTTTAGAGCTTTATCTCGACCGCCATCTGCCCTTTTTCGGCCGCTGCGGGCGCGGCCTCGCCATCCGCCGGGGTAGGGACGGCGGCGCCGCGCGAGCGGCCGCGGAGCCACGCGCGGACAAGCGAGCCGGCCGCTCCGGCAAGGTCTGCGGCCGCGTCGCGGCCTTGCCGCACAGCGCGCGAGGGATGCGCTAACTTGCACCCGTCACGTTTGCGACGCAGGCCCGCGCCGCGCCCTCGGCCGTCCGTGCGCGAGGCAAAGCCGCGTCGCTATTGACTCTGCGCGATTCGGCCGGCGCTGCGGCGCGTGCAAGTGGCGGGTTGCCGCAGGCCGGGGCCGCCGCTACCATTTCTCGGTTATCCGTAGCGCCGATCCCGGCGTGATGGGCCCGGCAGGGCTCGCCAGCCACCTCGCAGTCCCCCCGCATGGTCCGCGCGCCCTCTCAAGGCGCCGCCGGCGCCGGGACGAGAGGCAGCCCGCGGAGCGCGCGTTAGATCACCACACTGATTTATTCGGGGCTCGAACTGATGAAAGCCGGTCGTTTCAAGCAGTGGGCAGTGGGCGTCGCCGCAATGGCGTTGCCGGTCCTGGCGTCGGCGCAAGCCGCCGATCCCAAGCCGTGGCAGTTGAACATGGGCAAGGGCGTCACCGCCCAGTCGATGAACGCCCATTCCGCGCACATGCTGGCGCTGTGGATTTGCGTGGTGATCGGCATCCTGGTCTTCGGCGCGATGGCCGTGGCCATGTTCAAGTTCCGCAAGTCCAAGGGCGCGGTGCCCGACAAGGACTTCGTCCACAGCACCAAGCTGGAGATCGTCTGGACGGTCGTGCCGGTGGCGCTGCTGGTGCTGATGGCGTTCCCCGCCACCAGCAAGCTCATCAACATGTACGACACCCGCGATTCGGCGATGACGGTGAAGATCACCGGCTACCAATGGATGTGGAAGTACGACTACCTCGGCGAAGGCGTGTCCTTCACCAGCCGCCTGGACCGCAAGAGCGACCAGCTGCGCCAGAGCAAGCGGACGGTCACCGCCGCCGACCACGAGCATTACCTGCTCGACGTCGACAACGTGCTGGTGCTGCCGGTCGACACCAAGATCCGCTTCGTGATCACCGCCGACGACGTCATCCACGCGTGGTGGGTCCCGGCGCTGGGCTGGAAGCAGGACGCGATCCCGGGCATCGTCAACGAGGCTTGGACCGACATCAAGGAACCCGGCGTCTACCGCGGCCAGTGCGCCGAGCTGTGCGGCAAGGACCACGGCTTCATGCCGATCGTGGTGCGCGCGCTGCCCAAGGCCGAGTACCAGCAGTGGTTGGCCGAGCAGAAGGCCAAGAACGCGCCGGCCGCTCCGGCGGCTCCGGCCGCCGCTCCGGCGCCCGCCGAGACCGCTCCCGCCGCCGCGCAGGCTCCGGCCGCCGGCACTGCCAGTTCCGATGCCCCGGCCGCCGCCCCGAAGGGCGCCGCGACCGCCGGTTGATCGTCCGCATTTATCAGAGGTAGGTCATGGCAGCCACGCACCCCGTCGCCGATCACCACGATCATCACGATGATCACGCCCACCAGCAGGGCTTCATCGAGCGTTGGTTCTTCTCGACCAACCACAAGGACATCGGCACGCTGTACCTGATTTTCAGCTTCGTGATGTTCCTCATCGGCGCGGGCATGTCGGTGATGATCCGCCTGGAGCTGATGCAACCGGGCCTGCAGTACGTCAAGCCCGAGTTCTTCAACCAGATGACCACGATGCACGCGCTGGTCATGATCTTCGGCGGCGTGATGCCGGCCTTCGTCGGCCTCGCCAACTGGATGATCCCGCTGCAGATCGGCGCGCCGGACATGGCGCTGCCGCGCATGAACAACTGGTCGTTCTGGATCCTGCCGTTCGCCTTCAGCCTGCTGCTGGTGACCCTGTTCCTGGACGGCGGCGCGCCGGCCGGCGGCTGGACGCTGTATCCGCCGCTGTCGCTGCAGGGCGGCAACAACGTCGCCTTCGCGATCTTCGCCATCCACATGATGGGCATCAGCTCGATCATGGGCGCGATCAACGTCATCGCCACCATCCTCAACATGCGCGCCCCGGGCGTGGACCTGCTGAAGATGCCGATCTTCTGCTGGACCTGGCTGATCACCGCGTTCCTGCTGATCGCGGTGATGCCGGTGCTGGCCGGCGCGGTGACGATGCTGCTGACCGACAAGTTCTTCGCCACCTCGTTCTTCAACGCGGCCGGCGGCGGCGACCCGGTGATGTTCCAGCACATCTTCTGGTTCTTCGGGCACCCCGAGGTCTACATCATGATCCTGCCGGCGTTCGGCGTGGTCTCGGAGATCATCCCGACCTTCAGCCGCAAGCCGCTGTTCGGTTATCAGGCGATGGTCTACGCGACCGCCTCGATCGCCTTCCTCTCGTTCATCGTGTGGGCGCACCACATGTTCACCGTCGGCATGCCGCTCGGTGGCGAGATCTACTTCATGTTCGCGACCATGCTGATCGCGGTGCCGACCGGCGTGAAGGTGTTCAACTGGGTCACCACGATGTGGCGCGGCTCGATCTCGTTCGAGGCGCCGATGCTGTGGGCGATCTCGTTCGTGATCCTGTTCACCATCGGCGGTTTCTCCGGCCTGATGCTCGCCATCGTGCCGGCCGACTTCCAGTACCACGACACCTACTTCGTGGTCGCCCACTTCCACTACGTGTTGGTGACCGGCGCGCTGTTCTCGATCATCGCCGCGGTCTACTACTGGTGGCCGAAGTGGACCGGCCGCATGTACAACGAGACGGCGGCCAAGTTCCACTTCTGGTGGACGATGATCTTCGTCAACCTGCTGTTCTTCCCGCAGCACTTCCTGGGTCTGGCCGGCATGCCGCGCCGCATCCCGGACTACAACGTGGTGTTCGCGGACTGGAACCTGGTCAGCTCGATCGGCGCGTTCGGCATGTTCCTGACGCCGTTCATGATGGCCTTCATCCTGCTGCGTTCGCTCAAGCACGGCGCCAAGGCCGAAGCGCGCGCGTGGGAATCGGCCAAGGGCCTGGAATGGACGGTGCCGAGCCCGGCCCCGCACCACACCTTCAGCACGCCGCCGGTCATCCGCGACGGCGATCTGGCCCACGGCGACATCACCCACTGATCGCGCACGGCGTCGCGGTCGTAGCGATCGCGGCGCCGGCTCACGGGAGGCCGACATGACTCCGATCCAAGAACCGCAGGACCTCGCTCAGCGCCGCTCGGCCGCGCGGCGGACCGCGTTTTGGGTCGGCGCGGCGGCGGTGGCGGTGTACGTGCTCTTCCTCCTCGGCGGCGTGTTCGGGATGGCGAAATGAGCGACGTCCGCGACCCGCAGCCCAGCGAGCTCAACGAGGCCCGCCGGCAAGCCTCGCCGAAGATGACCAAGCTCATGGTCGGCGTGGCGCTGGGCGCGTTCGCTTTCACCTTCGCGCTGGTGCCGCTGTACCGCATCGCGTGCGAGAAGGTGTTCGGCATCCGTCTGGAACGCGGCGTCGCCGACGCCGACCGCGGCGGCCATGCGGTCTCCGACCGCATCATCACCGTGCAGTTCGACGGCAGCGTCAATTCCAAGCTGCCCTGGGAATTCCGCCCGCACGCGGTGAGCATGAAGGTGCGCCCGGGCGAGCAGTACGAAACCACCTACTACGCGCGCAACACCAGCGACGCGCCGATCGTCGGCAGCGCCTCGCCCTCGGTGGCGCCGGCGCGCGCGTCGGGCTATTTCAACAAGACCGAATGCTTCTGCTTCACCGCGCAAACCCTGCAAGCGGGCGAGTCGCGCGAGATGCCGGTGCGTTTCATCGTCGATCCGAACCTTCCGGCCGGCGTCGAGACCATCACCCTGTCCTACACTTTCTTCAAGAACGACGTGCTCACCGCACGGCTGCAGCAAGGCGCGGTCTCCAAGACGCCGTCCTCGCCGCTGGCCGCGCCTTGAGTTGGCTTCGCACCACCTGACTACGGAACGCCGCCATGGGCCAAGCGCACTCGCCAGACGCCAACATCTACTTCGTCCCGCATAGCAGTCGTTGGCCGTTCCTCGGTTCGATCGGCTTGTTCACCCTGATGGTCGGCGTGGCCAACTGGCTCAACGAAGTCAGCTGGGGCAAG
Encoded here:
- the putA gene encoding bifunctional proline dehydrogenase/L-glutamate gamma-semialdehyde dehydrogenase PutA; protein product: MISPELPAPPSGARAALTAGWVRDEAQHVRGLLELARLPDADRAKAQATAADLVRRVRARAQDQGAIEAFMRQYDLGSEEGVLLMCVAEALLRIPDQETADKLIRDKLGDADWKRHLGQSDSVLVNASTWGLMLTGTLVDLADDTKRDVHNAFKRLIGRVGEPVIRLAVRQAMRIMGHQFVMGRTIGEALSRSKKGDNANYRYSFDMLGEGALTTKDALRYLQAYRDAIHAIGKSGNYKNADVFATPSISVKLSALHPRYEHAKRERVFAELTPRVLELAQLAKGYGIGFTIDAEEADRLELSLDVIAAAYSDASLDGWEGYGLAIQAYQKRAPEAIAFIADLARRVGRRIPVRLVKGAYWDSEVKRAQVDGQLGYPVFTRKPNTDVSYLANARRMLEASDAIYPMFATHNAQTIATIHQRAKAMGREQHFEFQKLHGMGDDLYAEVIPADRLNAPCRVYAPVGSHEDLLPYLVRRLLENGANSSFVNRITDEDIAIDDLIQDPVETVSGFDSIPHPRIPLPADLYRSFGFDRTNSMGVNLANDQQLQSLAADVNAAARTDWRAAPLVPGATVGGADIAVTNPADRREIVGQWKAADSAAVEQALKNAVAAQEAWDATPAASRAAILEHAAQLLEDRMPQYIALCTKEAGKTIPDGVAEVREAVDFLRYYGAQARKLFAPEALPGPTGESNTLLLSGRGVFVCISPWNFPLAIFLGQISAALAAGNAVIAKPAEQTNLIGYYAVKLLHEAGIPEAVLQFLPGDGATVGAALTRDPRVAGVAFTGSTDTARAINRALAARDAAIGVLIAETGGQNALIADSSSLPEQLVKDAIGSAFTSAGQRCSAARVLFVQDDIADKVTHMLAGAMAELKVGDPGLLSTDVGPVIDEDALKMLRDHADRMDKEATKIAEVALDADAAHGSFFAPRAYALKSLDQLHKEVFGPVLHVIRWKADQLDAVIDSINATGYGLTLGIHSRIDETIERISTRVKVGNCYVNRNQIGAVVGVQPFGGQNLSGTGPKAGGPHYLPRFTTEKTITVNTTAAGGNASLLTLGD
- the coxB gene encoding cytochrome c oxidase subunit II; protein product: MKAGRFKQWAVGVAAMALPVLASAQAADPKPWQLNMGKGVTAQSMNAHSAHMLALWICVVIGILVFGAMAVAMFKFRKSKGAVPDKDFVHSTKLEIVWTVVPVALLVLMAFPATSKLINMYDTRDSAMTVKITGYQWMWKYDYLGEGVSFTSRLDRKSDQLRQSKRTVTAADHEHYLLDVDNVLVLPVDTKIRFVITADDVIHAWWVPALGWKQDAIPGIVNEAWTDIKEPGVYRGQCAELCGKDHGFMPIVVRALPKAEYQQWLAEQKAKNAPAAPAAPAAAPAPAETAPAAAQAPAAGTASSDAPAAAPKGAATAG
- the ctaD gene encoding cytochrome c oxidase subunit I, with product MAATHPVADHHDHHDDHAHQQGFIERWFFSTNHKDIGTLYLIFSFVMFLIGAGMSVMIRLELMQPGLQYVKPEFFNQMTTMHALVMIFGGVMPAFVGLANWMIPLQIGAPDMALPRMNNWSFWILPFAFSLLLVTLFLDGGAPAGGWTLYPPLSLQGGNNVAFAIFAIHMMGISSIMGAINVIATILNMRAPGVDLLKMPIFCWTWLITAFLLIAVMPVLAGAVTMLLTDKFFATSFFNAAGGGDPVMFQHIFWFFGHPEVYIMILPAFGVVSEIIPTFSRKPLFGYQAMVYATASIAFLSFIVWAHHMFTVGMPLGGEIYFMFATMLIAVPTGVKVFNWVTTMWRGSISFEAPMLWAISFVILFTIGGFSGLMLAIVPADFQYHDTYFVVAHFHYVLVTGALFSIIAAVYYWWPKWTGRMYNETAAKFHFWWTMIFVNLLFFPQHFLGLAGMPRRIPDYNVVFADWNLVSSIGAFGMFLTPFMMAFILLRSLKHGAKAEARAWESAKGLEWTVPSPAPHHTFSTPPVIRDGDLAHGDITH
- a CDS encoding cytochrome c oxidase assembly protein, yielding MSDVRDPQPSELNEARRQASPKMTKLMVGVALGAFAFTFALVPLYRIACEKVFGIRLERGVADADRGGHAVSDRIITVQFDGSVNSKLPWEFRPHAVSMKVRPGEQYETTYYARNTSDAPIVGSASPSVAPARASGYFNKTECFCFTAQTLQAGESREMPVRFIVDPNLPAGVETITLSYTFFKNDVLTARLQQGAVSKTPSSPLAAP